A section of the Sphaerobacter thermophilus DSM 20745 genome encodes:
- a CDS encoding GNAT family N-acetyltransferase, producing the protein MVVLRNYEPGDLVQISRLRAAVYSRHDDERLAWHASVWHWLETHPLAPEHLHRWVLADGDRIVGFLAAVPQYYRIAGKRVVAHTPTDYMVDPDYGFHAVSLMRTFFRTVENCVSVDWLPSVIRVQTWLGATQVANLRYAAKILTTAKLPVSLPGPVAGGVNLGLRAADRLLTLGRQSVTVKVLDSFDERFDRFFESLTAHVPCLAEKDAAFLQWRYGLSSPQPAGPLLGALNGDELVGYAVLRVTDTDRSGYIMDLTVRPGRQDVAAALLRASIHHLRQRGAHLIRYRFLPSSLAPLPRDLWRLGFFTRKQTHTLQVKFADPELQSVATNPLSWAYSAGDGELSFWVE; encoded by the coding sequence ATGGTCGTGCTGCGGAACTACGAACCGGGCGATCTGGTCCAGATCAGCCGGCTACGAGCAGCCGTCTACTCCCGTCATGATGATGAGCGGCTGGCGTGGCATGCGTCGGTCTGGCATTGGCTGGAGACGCACCCGCTCGCCCCGGAGCATCTCCACCGCTGGGTCCTGGCGGACGGTGACCGCATTGTCGGCTTCCTGGCCGCGGTGCCGCAGTACTACCGCATCGCGGGGAAGCGCGTCGTCGCGCACACCCCCACCGACTACATGGTCGATCCCGATTACGGGTTCCACGCGGTCAGCTTGATGCGTACGTTCTTCCGGACCGTGGAGAACTGCGTCAGTGTCGACTGGTTGCCGTCGGTGATCCGCGTGCAGACCTGGCTGGGTGCAACCCAAGTGGCCAATCTGCGGTACGCCGCCAAGATTCTGACCACGGCCAAGCTGCCGGTGTCGCTACCGGGTCCGGTCGCCGGTGGTGTGAATCTGGGATTGCGCGCAGCTGACCGGCTACTGACTCTGGGGCGGCAGAGCGTGACGGTCAAGGTGCTCGACTCGTTCGACGAGCGCTTCGACCGCTTTTTCGAGTCGCTGACGGCGCATGTTCCCTGCCTCGCGGAGAAGGACGCGGCCTTCTTGCAGTGGCGCTACGGACTCTCGTCGCCACAACCCGCGGGGCCGCTGCTGGGCGCGCTCAACGGGGACGAGTTGGTGGGCTATGCCGTCTTACGCGTGACCGACACCGACCGGTCCGGGTACATCATGGACCTCACGGTGCGGCCCGGCCGCCAGGACGTGGCCGCCGCGTTGCTGCGTGCCTCGATTCACCATCTCCGGCAGAGAGGTGCGCATCTGATTCGGTACCGGTTCTTGCCGTCGTCGCTAGCGCCGCTGCCGCGCGATCTGTGGCGTTTGGGGTTCTTCACACGCAAGCAGACGCATACCTTGCAGGTGAAGTTCGCCGACCCGGAGTTGCAGTCGGTGGCGACGAACCCGCTGAGCTGGGCGTACAGCGCCGGTGACGGGGAGTTGAGTTTCTGGGTTGAGTAA
- a CDS encoding GNAT family N-acetyltransferase: protein MAVVREFEPADLDGVKELRARAFWHATPERLERDASIWRWLETHPLAAEHLHRWVLVDGDRIVGFLGAIPQYYRIAGRRVVAHAPGEYMVDSNYGFHAVLLMRAFFRTVENCVTCDWHPEVLRVQGWLGATDVVDLEAFTKPLTTAKLPVSLPRPVGAVVNLGLRVVDSILTTGRDRFEIKVLDDFDDRFDRFFEAVSSQVPCIPEKDVAFLRWRYGESSPHTASAILAALDGDDLLGYAVLRVTPTDRAGLMPDVTVLPGRHDVARELVRAAARYFRRAGATVIWYRFLASPVGPRPSDVRRLGLIPRKRRPRLQVKFADPELHQMAVNAANWAFSYGDEEVGFWDE from the coding sequence ATGGCAGTAGTGCGGGAATTCGAACCGGCTGACCTCGATGGCGTGAAAGAGTTGCGCGCACGCGCGTTCTGGCATGCGACCCCGGAACGCCTGGAGCGGGATGCGTCGATCTGGCGGTGGCTGGAGACGCACCCGCTTGCCGCGGAACATCTGCATCGCTGGGTGCTGGTGGACGGCGACCGGATCGTCGGCTTCCTCGGTGCCATCCCGCAGTACTACCGTATCGCCGGGCGACGCGTGGTAGCCCATGCCCCCGGCGAGTACATGGTGGACTCCAATTATGGGTTCCACGCTGTCTTGCTCATGCGCGCGTTCTTCCGCACGGTGGAGAACTGCGTGACCTGCGATTGGCACCCGGAGGTGCTGCGCGTCCAGGGCTGGCTCGGCGCGACCGACGTGGTAGACCTGGAAGCCTTCACCAAGCCGCTCACCACGGCCAAGCTGCCGGTATCGCTACCGCGTCCGGTCGGAGCTGTCGTAAATCTCGGGTTACGGGTGGTAGACTCGATCCTCACCACTGGTCGAGATCGGTTTGAGATCAAGGTACTCGACGACTTCGACGATCGCTTCGACCGCTTCTTCGAGGCGGTCTCGTCCCAGGTTCCGTGCATCCCTGAGAAGGACGTTGCCTTTCTGCGCTGGCGATATGGTGAGTCGTCGCCTCACACCGCCAGCGCGATCCTCGCGGCACTCGACGGCGATGATCTGCTCGGCTATGCAGTATTGCGGGTCACTCCGACGGACCGGGCGGGTCTCATGCCCGACGTTACGGTCTTGCCGGGGCGGCACGATGTGGCGCGGGAGCTGGTGCGGGCGGCGGCCCGGTATTTCCGGCGGGCCGGCGCTACGGTGATCTGGTATCGTTTCCTGGCGTCGCCCGTTGGGCCCCGACCGTCTGACGTCCGGCGGTTGGGTCTTATTCCGCGCAAGCGGCGACCCCGCTTGCAGGTAAAGTTTGCTGATCCCGAGCTACACCAGATGGCGGTGAACGCTGCCAACTGGGCGTTTAGCTACGGTGATGAAGAAGTAGGCTTCTGGGATGAGTGA
- a CDS encoding acyl carrier protein, with amino-acid sequence MTVDGAVKGPIREWLMANATGGRPVSDDQPLIRDGLLTSLMVVELVMFLEQQFGVVIDDMDVSEENFASIQAIAELVDRKRA; translated from the coding sequence ATGACGGTGGACGGCGCCGTGAAGGGTCCGATTCGCGAGTGGTTGATGGCCAACGCCACCGGCGGCCGGCCGGTGAGTGACGACCAGCCGCTCATCCGAGACGGCCTGCTGACCTCGCTGATGGTGGTGGAACTGGTCATGTTCCTGGAACAGCAGTTCGGCGTGGTCATCGACGACATGGACGTGAGCGAGGAAAACTTCGCCTCGATCCAGGCAATCGCTGAATTGGTGGATCGGAAGCGCGCATGA
- a CDS encoding acyl-CoA ligase (AMP-forming), exosortase A system-associated: protein MTHRAVFTLHDMARNAAERDPSGIAIVSGSDRYTFADLLGAAEAMAAALVEHGVRLGDRVAIYAEKSFVAVAAMVAASLAGAAYVNVNPLLRARQALHILRDCDVRLVIGDADKLAALGEEAPERAFVIGDKVPDVPRAGGWLTVAEVLRGEHGRAALPRVQEHDMATIIYTSGSTGLPKGVVFSQRNVVVGAEIVATYLENTSDDRILSVLPFSFDYGMNQFTTALLVGATLVLQRSAFPADVIRSLREYEITGLAGVPPLWGLLVQMGRELEERPLTSLRYITNSGGQVPAAHVAELRRLLPTTKIYLMYGLTEAFRSTYLPPDERDRGPACIGKPIPNTDIWVLNEKNEHCAPGEIGELVHRGPTVSLGYWNRPEDTAERFRPNPFAPPGLPHPEWVVYSGDLVWRDEDGFLHFVGRKDNLIKTQGYRVSPEEVEDVLIGTGLVQEACAFGMPDPDHGQHIVAVVVPRGDQEVSADEVRRACVRQAPPYMVPKVIQIHQGILPRTPSGKIDRQAVRDAYAG from the coding sequence ATGACGCATCGGGCAGTCTTCACGTTACATGACATGGCCCGCAACGCCGCCGAGCGTGACCCGAGCGGCATCGCGATCGTCTCCGGGTCGGATCGGTACACCTTCGCGGATCTGCTCGGCGCGGCCGAGGCCATGGCGGCAGCGCTGGTCGAGCACGGCGTGAGGCTGGGGGATCGCGTCGCCATCTACGCCGAGAAATCGTTCGTGGCGGTGGCAGCCATGGTGGCCGCGTCCCTGGCCGGGGCGGCCTATGTGAACGTCAACCCGCTCCTCAGGGCGCGTCAGGCCCTGCACATCCTGCGCGACTGCGACGTGCGGCTCGTCATCGGCGACGCGGACAAGCTCGCCGCTCTCGGCGAGGAGGCGCCCGAGCGCGCCTTCGTCATCGGTGACAAGGTGCCCGATGTCCCGCGCGCCGGGGGCTGGCTTACGGTTGCCGAGGTGCTGCGCGGTGAGCACGGTCGCGCGGCTCTGCCGCGGGTTCAAGAGCACGACATGGCGACCATCATCTACACCTCCGGCTCGACCGGCCTGCCCAAGGGCGTCGTCTTCAGCCAGCGGAACGTCGTCGTCGGGGCCGAGATCGTGGCGACGTACCTGGAGAACACGAGCGACGATCGCATTCTGTCGGTGCTGCCGTTCAGCTTCGACTACGGCATGAACCAGTTCACCACCGCCCTTCTGGTGGGTGCGACGCTCGTGCTCCAGCGCTCGGCATTCCCGGCTGACGTGATCCGCTCGCTGCGTGAGTACGAGATCACGGGCCTTGCCGGGGTGCCGCCGCTCTGGGGCCTGCTGGTGCAGATGGGCCGGGAACTGGAGGAGCGCCCGCTCACGTCCCTGCGCTACATCACCAACTCGGGCGGTCAGGTGCCGGCGGCTCACGTGGCTGAGCTCCGGCGGCTGTTGCCGACCACCAAGATCTACCTCATGTACGGACTGACCGAGGCCTTCCGCTCGACCTACCTGCCGCCTGACGAGCGGGACCGCGGCCCGGCCTGCATCGGGAAGCCGATTCCCAACACTGACATCTGGGTGCTGAACGAGAAGAACGAGCACTGCGCGCCGGGCGAGATCGGCGAGCTGGTGCATCGGGGGCCAACCGTGTCGCTCGGCTACTGGAACCGGCCGGAGGACACCGCAGAGCGGTTCCGCCCCAACCCGTTTGCACCGCCTGGGCTGCCGCACCCCGAGTGGGTGGTCTATAGCGGCGACCTGGTGTGGCGGGATGAGGATGGCTTCCTGCACTTCGTGGGGCGGAAGGACAACCTGATCAAGACCCAGGGCTACCGCGTGAGCCCCGAAGAAGTGGAGGACGTGCTCATCGGCACCGGGCTGGTGCAGGAAGCCTGCGCCTTCGGGATGCCCGACCCCGACCACGGACAGCACATCGTCGCGGTGGTGGTCCCGCGCGGGGACCAGGAGGTGTCCGCCGACGAGGTGCGCCGCGCCTGTGTGCGGCAGGCACCACCTTACATGGTGCCCAAGGTGATCCAGATCCATCAGGGGATCTTGCCCCGGACGCCCTCGGGCAAGATCGACCGTCAGGCGGTGCGCGATGCCTACGCAGGTTGA
- a CDS encoding type III PLP-dependent enzyme has protein sequence MPTQVDRALAAAERLGGWQNGVFSPGGVALADVVDRAGTPCYLYHGGVVLEQLERVRAAVGPDVEVAYSVKANPSLALTQLLARAGAGAEVASAGELHLALAAGVDPERIVFAGPGKTEDELRRAVRAGIFAVNVESLGEIERLARVAEGEGRDVGVGLRINPAQPLIGSHMRMGGRPTQFGVDEADLERAVALVESKPRLRLRGLHVYTATQVFDADALVEHARNVFDLAARVADAAGRPLEMIDFGGGFGIPYFEHLEPFDLDRFGAGFRPLLDERLSDPRLAGARFILELGRYLVAEAGVYLTRVVDVKQSWGKTFVVTDGGMNHHISATGNWGQVFRKPYPILNVSADPAAALEQTDLVGPCCTPLDMFGTDIQMALPQPGDIIGVFLSGAYGYSVSSLKFLSHPEPAEVLVWQGEVHILRPGGRPEDVLAGQSGLPTEQG, from the coding sequence ATGCCTACGCAGGTTGACCGGGCACTGGCCGCAGCTGAGCGGCTGGGAGGCTGGCAGAACGGCGTCTTCAGCCCTGGGGGTGTAGCCCTGGCCGATGTCGTCGATCGTGCCGGGACGCCCTGCTACCTCTACCACGGCGGCGTGGTGCTGGAGCAGCTCGAACGTGTGCGGGCCGCCGTCGGACCGGATGTCGAGGTCGCTTACTCGGTCAAGGCCAACCCCAGCCTGGCGCTGACCCAGCTCCTGGCTCGGGCCGGAGCCGGCGCCGAGGTGGCCTCGGCGGGTGAGTTGCACCTGGCGCTTGCGGCCGGGGTCGACCCGGAGCGTATTGTCTTCGCCGGTCCGGGCAAGACCGAGGACGAGCTGCGGCGCGCCGTTCGCGCGGGTATCTTCGCGGTCAACGTCGAGTCGCTGGGTGAGATCGAGCGGCTGGCCCGCGTTGCCGAGGGGGAGGGGCGCGACGTCGGCGTCGGGCTGCGGATCAACCCCGCCCAGCCGCTGATCGGCTCGCACATGCGCATGGGTGGCCGGCCGACCCAGTTCGGGGTCGACGAGGCGGACCTGGAGCGGGCCGTCGCGCTGGTCGAGTCCAAGCCGCGGCTCCGGCTGCGCGGGCTTCACGTCTACACGGCGACGCAGGTGTTCGATGCCGACGCGCTCGTGGAGCACGCCCGCAACGTCTTCGACCTCGCAGCGCGTGTTGCGGACGCGGCGGGCCGGCCGCTGGAGATGATCGACTTCGGTGGCGGGTTCGGGATTCCCTACTTCGAGCACCTGGAACCGTTCGACCTCGACCGGTTCGGCGCCGGGTTCCGCCCACTCCTGGACGAGCGGCTCTCCGACCCGCGACTGGCCGGTGCCCGCTTCATCCTGGAGCTCGGCCGCTATCTGGTCGCCGAGGCGGGCGTCTACCTGACGCGCGTTGTCGACGTGAAGCAGTCGTGGGGCAAGACCTTCGTCGTGACCGACGGCGGGATGAACCACCACATCAGCGCGACCGGGAACTGGGGGCAGGTCTTCCGCAAGCCGTACCCGATCCTCAACGTCAGCGCCGATCCGGCGGCCGCGCTGGAGCAGACGGATCTGGTCGGCCCATGCTGCACGCCGCTGGACATGTTCGGCACGGACATTCAGATGGCACTGCCGCAGCCGGGTGACATCATCGGCGTCTTCCTCAGTGGCGCGTACGGCTACAGTGTCAGCAGCCTGAAGTTCCTGAGTCACCCTGAGCCGGCCGAGGTACTGGTCTGGCAGGGCGAGGTCCACATCCTTCGCCCGGGAGGCCGACCGGAGGACGTGCTGGCGGGGCAGAGCGGACTGCCCACCGAGCAAGGGTAG
- a CDS encoding MgtC/SapB family protein: MQSDFWPYLPTLQRLALALAIGLFVGMEREWRGKEAGLRTFGFGALLGCLGALLGPPYALTALGLLGILVILISVRAILFGRDLELTTSAALLVVGFAGVLAGLGHTLTPTAVAVVTAGLLAWKEPLAGFTGGLSVQELRSAILLAMLAFVIYPALPEEAVDPWGLISPRDSWATVILIAGLGFANYILLKVYGTRGVRVSGFLGGLVNSSIAVVELATLHRRAKHGLGNVVYQGVLLATAGTLVRNAVVFGLLAPRALVAAAASFALLFLPSVAFAVIGQRSDEEKSSDVPIELPSPFSITAALRFGLIFLAITVAGTVAERLLGDAGFYVASLIGGAVSSASTVATAAILTANGTLNPTVAGTGAVLATLTSIGINLTLAARVGADRRLTTRLALALGITVLLGAVGIGIDRLLASSL, from the coding sequence ATGCAATCCGACTTCTGGCCCTACCTGCCGACGCTCCAGCGTCTCGCTCTGGCCCTCGCCATCGGGCTCTTTGTCGGCATGGAGCGGGAGTGGCGCGGCAAGGAGGCCGGCCTGCGCACGTTTGGCTTCGGTGCCCTCCTCGGCTGCCTCGGAGCACTGCTCGGCCCACCCTACGCCCTGACGGCGCTCGGCCTGCTCGGCATCCTTGTCATCCTGATCAGCGTGCGCGCGATCCTCTTCGGTCGCGACCTCGAGCTGACCACCTCCGCCGCGCTCCTGGTGGTCGGCTTCGCGGGCGTCCTGGCAGGACTAGGACACACGCTCACCCCAACCGCCGTAGCGGTTGTCACTGCCGGACTGCTGGCCTGGAAGGAGCCGCTAGCCGGGTTCACCGGCGGGCTGAGTGTGCAGGAGCTGCGCTCGGCGATTCTGCTGGCGATGCTGGCCTTCGTCATCTACCCGGCCCTGCCTGAAGAGGCCGTCGACCCATGGGGCCTGATCTCGCCCCGCGACTCGTGGGCGACGGTCATCCTGATCGCCGGGCTTGGATTCGCGAACTACATCCTGCTGAAGGTGTACGGCACGCGGGGCGTGCGGGTCTCCGGCTTTCTCGGGGGGTTGGTGAACAGCAGCATTGCGGTCGTGGAGCTGGCCACGCTCCACCGACGCGCGAAGCATGGCCTCGGCAACGTCGTCTATCAGGGCGTGCTCCTCGCCACCGCTGGCACCCTGGTGCGCAACGCCGTGGTCTTCGGCCTCCTCGCCCCCCGTGCGCTCGTCGCTGCCGCGGCTTCCTTTGCGCTCCTGTTCCTCCCCTCCGTGGCGTTCGCCGTGATCGGGCAGCGGTCCGATGAGGAGAAGAGCAGCGACGTCCCGATCGAACTGCCCTCCCCCTTCTCGATCACCGCAGCGCTCCGCTTTGGACTGATCTTCCTCGCCATCACGGTCGCCGGCACCGTCGCCGAGCGCCTGCTCGGCGACGCGGGGTTCTATGTGGCCAGCCTCATCGGCGGGGCGGTCTCCAGCGCCAGCACGGTCGCCACCGCGGCAATCCTGACTGCCAACGGAACGCTGAATCCCACAGTCGCGGGCACCGGCGCGGTCCTCGCGACGCTGACCAGCATCGGGATCAACTTGACGCTCGCGGCGCGCGTCGGCGCAGACCGTCGCCTGACCACCCGCCTCGCCCTGGCGCTGGGGATCACCGTCCTCCTCGGCGCCGTCGGCATCGGGATCGACCGGCTCCTCGCTTCGAGCCTGTGA
- a CDS encoding MDR family MFS transporter has translation MRQTNRRVVVVAVMLGTFLAALDTSIVGTAMPTVIGQLGGMSLYSWVFSAYLLTSTTTVPLYGRLADLYGRKPLFIAAAGIFLLGSMLCGAAQSMPQLVAFRALQGLGAGGIIPVTLTIVGDLFDVEERARMQGLFSAVWGTSAVAGPTVGGFIVDYVDWRWVFYINLPFGIAATILFWLFLNEQVERKRHAIDYAGTVSLTLGVTALLVALLEVGEGRAWTDPIVVGSLALAVVLLVFFVRTEQRAAEPILPLHLFRTRVIGAAFLAGILVGGAMFGVTSYLPLYVQGVLLGTAVTAGMVVAPNSIGWSLASILSGRIILRFGYRTAVVAGLTAIVLASVVLQLVPHGNSLWLAVVAAGTFGIGMGLSATAFIIAAQNAVGWAERGIATASITFSRTIGGAIGVAALGTVLSASMATRLSALPETARDVNALLDPAVRSTLSPAMLETMRTALADSLVYVYLGVLSIAVVAFLVVLLGFPRGSIKDLQAAEAGESAPDAGEEPAALPVGSSEEVQSTEAR, from the coding sequence ATGCGGCAGACCAACCGGCGCGTCGTGGTCGTAGCAGTCATGCTGGGCACGTTCCTCGCCGCGCTGGACACCAGCATCGTCGGCACTGCCATGCCGACCGTGATCGGGCAACTGGGCGGGATGTCCCTCTACTCCTGGGTCTTCTCCGCCTACCTCCTGACCTCGACCACCACCGTCCCGCTCTACGGGCGTCTTGCCGATCTCTACGGCCGCAAACCGCTCTTCATCGCCGCCGCGGGCATCTTCCTGCTCGGGTCGATGCTCTGCGGCGCGGCGCAGAGCATGCCCCAACTGGTTGCCTTCCGCGCGCTCCAGGGCCTCGGGGCCGGCGGCATCATCCCGGTAACGCTCACCATCGTCGGCGACCTGTTTGATGTCGAGGAGCGCGCCCGGATGCAGGGTCTCTTCAGCGCCGTCTGGGGCACCTCCGCGGTCGCCGGGCCGACCGTTGGTGGCTTCATCGTGGACTACGTCGACTGGCGCTGGGTCTTCTACATCAACCTCCCCTTCGGCATCGCCGCGACGATCCTCTTCTGGCTCTTCCTGAACGAGCAGGTGGAGCGCAAGCGCCACGCGATCGATTACGCCGGGACCGTCAGTCTGACCCTCGGCGTCACTGCCCTGCTCGTCGCCCTGCTGGAGGTCGGCGAAGGCCGCGCCTGGACCGACCCGATCGTGGTCGGGTCGCTGGCGCTCGCAGTCGTCCTGCTGGTCTTCTTCGTCCGCACCGAGCAGCGGGCAGCCGAGCCGATCCTGCCGCTCCACCTGTTCCGCACACGCGTCATTGGCGCTGCCTTCCTGGCCGGCATTCTGGTCGGCGGAGCCATGTTCGGCGTCACGTCCTACCTCCCGCTCTACGTCCAGGGCGTGCTCCTCGGCACCGCGGTCACGGCCGGCATGGTGGTCGCCCCAAACTCAATAGGCTGGTCGCTGGCGTCGATCCTCTCGGGCCGGATCATCCTGCGGTTCGGCTACCGTACGGCGGTCGTCGCCGGGCTGACGGCGATCGTGCTGGCCTCGGTCGTCCTCCAGTTGGTGCCACACGGTAACTCGCTCTGGCTCGCAGTAGTTGCCGCGGGCACCTTCGGGATCGGCATGGGCCTGAGCGCGACGGCCTTCATCATCGCAGCCCAGAACGCGGTTGGGTGGGCCGAGCGAGGCATCGCAACCGCGTCGATCACCTTCTCGCGCACCATCGGCGGCGCGATCGGTGTCGCCGCCCTCGGGACCGTGCTCAGCGCCAGCATGGCCACACGCCTCTCCGCGCTGCCCGAAACCGCTCGCGACGTCAACGCTCTCCTCGACCCGGCCGTGCGGTCGACACTCTCGCCCGCCATGCTTGAGACCATGCGCACCGCCCTGGCCGACTCGCTGGTCTACGTCTACCTGGGTGTCCTGAGCATCGCCGTGGTCGCGTTCCTCGTCGTGCTGCTGGGCTTCCCGCGGGGTTCGATCAAGGATCTCCAGGCGGCCGAGGCCGGCGAGAGCGCTCCTGACGCGGGCGAGGAACCAGCAGCTCTGCCAGTTGGAAGCAGCGAGGAAGTGCAATCGACCGAGGCCCGGTGA
- a CDS encoding M28 family peptidase — MAVDPNDIATLATRIGPRPPGSPYERRAAGYVIERLQQMGVASTLLPVRIPRGFNLVYATLFVVAALSVPLALVSEILALVISLAALVLAALEVTGRPALSRLAATRISHNVLGLIAPARGLPAGEREQPRRVVITAHLDTARSGWLSQQPIVARLRLLAVATAASMILLPVLQAVALATPSRIPWYASLVPLVILIGATVLLLQRELRGVPVAGANDDASGVAALLSIAGALRRNPPRELEVWLLFTAGAEAGGAGIRQFLRDNLFDPDRTSFISLDSVGAGNIRFTRGEGLLLLRRSSPMLLRIAGEVAREHPEWGLRPQTHRLPATDQSVVLLHGYTAIGLFAADDQGFIPNWHQTSDTPERVDIRTVARAVDVALAMIRHLDTSANHESVAPSLGSEPGTTSRP, encoded by the coding sequence GTGGCCGTCGACCCGAACGACATCGCCACACTCGCAACGAGGATCGGCCCGCGCCCACCCGGCAGTCCCTACGAGCGGCGAGCCGCCGGCTACGTCATCGAGCGCCTGCAACAGATGGGTGTTGCCTCGACGCTCCTGCCGGTACGGATCCCGCGCGGCTTCAACCTCGTCTACGCGACGCTCTTTGTCGTCGCGGCGTTGAGCGTGCCGCTGGCGCTCGTGTCCGAGATCCTCGCCCTGGTAATCAGCCTCGCCGCGCTGGTGCTGGCGGCGCTCGAAGTGACCGGGCGACCCGCGCTTTCTCGCCTCGCCGCGACGCGCATAAGCCACAACGTGCTTGGGCTGATCGCGCCGGCCCGGGGGCTACCGGCCGGGGAACGGGAACAGCCGCGGCGCGTCGTGATCACCGCGCACCTCGACACAGCCCGCTCCGGTTGGCTCTCCCAACAGCCCATCGTCGCGCGGCTCCGCCTGCTGGCCGTGGCGACGGCCGCATCGATGATCTTGCTCCCGGTGCTGCAAGCCGTCGCGCTCGCCACGCCGTCGCGGATCCCGTGGTATGCCTCGCTGGTGCCGCTGGTCATCCTGATCGGGGCCACCGTGCTCCTGCTGCAGCGCGAGCTCCGCGGGGTGCCGGTGGCCGGAGCGAACGACGACGCTTCGGGCGTGGCGGCGCTACTCAGCATCGCGGGTGCCCTGCGACGCAACCCGCCACGCGAGCTGGAGGTCTGGCTCCTCTTTACCGCGGGTGCCGAGGCGGGCGGCGCCGGGATACGCCAGTTTCTCCGTGACAATCTCTTCGATCCCGACCGGACCTCGTTCATCTCCCTGGATTCGGTGGGCGCCGGCAACATACGCTTCACTCGGGGCGAGGGGCTGTTGCTGCTGCGTCGCTCATCGCCCATGCTCTTGCGCATCGCCGGGGAAGTCGCGCGGGAGCATCCCGAGTGGGGGCTGCGGCCTCAGACCCACCGGTTGCCCGCGACCGATCAGTCCGTTGTTCTCCTCCACGGTTACACGGCAATCGGGCTCTTTGCGGCCGATGATCAGGGGTTCATCCCGAACTGGCACCAGACCTCCGACACCCCGGAGCGTGTGGACATCCGCACGGTCGCGCGCGCGGTTGACGTGGCCCTGGCGATGATCCGCCACCTGGACACGTCCGCCAACCACGAGTCCGTTGCCCCCAGCCTCGGCAGCGAGCCCGGCACCACGAGCCGCCCGTGA
- a CDS encoding M1 family metallopeptidase, whose translation MPQRGVHHSRLIAALVALALVAACGRAGGESSPGDTTTPLVPTATVPATATAPSSSAPSATATVTVPSPSTPAPTAILTPTPVPSPSLTRPPDQQVELPDVDAHYDLEVTAFDPGTGHLEVVERVTLRSRSGPLPELHFTVTPAEAGYFQLDGATLDNQPVTPDVRNDGFTLTIPAPPGETAIVGFRFTLNLRQVPEDWYGTGLDGNIVRLGYWFPILSDDHPYPSTADPAYTRTATFDVRIPIPPGYVLAHTGEEVTREPLPDGAVRYHLRAENVRDFAMITAPNLQIDTATTAGGVQVELYSLPGTPEQARQTALSAAVLALDRLSELIGPYPYPVFRMAEAGPSLHGGIEFPMLVYLNLSVNWLDRLTYHETAHQWLYGIIGTRPQQDPWIDEGGAQFLEAGLASDFQEKPPPPPGGYLHPLDSTDGELPPGPGIPGYESIYRQGHAFYQTVYEKMGPDAFWAAMRELYERFRFDIVTPWDVLLTWQLHSPVDLRPLFRDTFSYPWLDQLPPPGG comes from the coding sequence ATGCCCCAGCGCGGCGTGCACCATTCGCGCCTCATCGCAGCACTGGTCGCGCTCGCTCTGGTCGCGGCCTGTGGTCGTGCCGGTGGGGAGTCGAGCCCCGGCGACACCACCACACCCCTCGTGCCGACGGCCACCGTTCCCGCGACGGCTACCGCCCCATCGTCGAGCGCGCCTTCCGCCACCGCGACGGTCACCGTTCCATCGCCAAGCACGCCCGCCCCCACCGCAATCCTCACTCCAACACCCGTGCCCTCACCCTCCCTGACGCGGCCGCCCGACCAGCAGGTGGAGCTGCCGGACGTCGACGCCCACTATGACCTCGAGGTCACCGCCTTCGATCCCGGCACCGGCCACCTGGAGGTAGTGGAACGTGTCACACTCCGAAGCCGCAGCGGCCCGTTACCCGAACTGCACTTCACCGTGACCCCGGCCGAGGCGGGATACTTCCAGCTCGACGGCGCGACGCTCGACAACCAGCCGGTCACGCCGGACGTACGCAACGACGGCTTCACGCTCACGATCCCGGCACCTCCCGGAGAAACGGCGATAGTCGGTTTCCGGTTCACCCTCAACCTGCGCCAGGTGCCGGAGGATTGGTACGGCACCGGTCTCGACGGCAACATCGTCCGCCTGGGCTATTGGTTCCCGATCCTCTCCGATGACCACCCGTACCCCAGCACGGCCGACCCGGCGTACACCCGCACTGCGACGTTCGACGTGCGCATCCCGATCCCGCCGGGTTACGTCCTGGCGCATACCGGCGAGGAGGTCACTCGCGAGCCGCTGCCGGACGGCGCCGTCCGGTACCACCTCCGCGCCGAGAACGTGCGCGACTTCGCGATGATCACCGCCCCCAATCTCCAGATCGACACCGCGACGACGGCCGGGGGTGTGCAGGTCGAGCTGTACAGCCTGCCCGGCACGCCCGAGCAGGCCCGGCAGACGGCGCTCTCGGCCGCGGTGCTGGCCCTCGACCGGCTCTCGGAACTGATCGGGCCGTACCCTTACCCGGTGTTCCGCATGGCCGAGGCCGGGCCGTCGCTCCACGGCGGGATCGAGTTCCCGATGCTGGTATACCTGAATTTGAGCGTCAACTGGCTGGACCGGCTGACCTACCACGAAACGGCGCACCAGTGGCTCTACGGGATTATCGGCACCCGCCCGCAGCAGGACCCCTGGATCGATGAAGGAGGTGCCCAGTTCCTCGAAGCCGGCCTCGCATCCGACTTTCAGGAAAAGCCGCCCCCGCCCCCGGGCGGCTATCTCCATCCGCTCGACAGCACCGATGGCGAGCTGCCACCGGGCCCCGGTATCCCCGGCTACGAGTCGATCTACCGCCAGGGGCATGCCTTCTACCAGACGGTGTACGAGAAGATGGGGCCCGACGCCTTCTGGGCGGCGATGCGCGAGCTCTACGAGCGCTTCCGATTCGACATCGTCACACCGTGGGACGTGCTCCTGACGTGGCAGCTCCACAGTCCGGTGGACCTGCGCCCGCTGTTCCGGGACACCTTCTCCTATCCCTGGCTCGATCAACTCCCTCCGCCCGGCGGATGA